In the genome of Halobacterium noricense, one region contains:
- a CDS encoding GNAT family N-acetyltransferase, which produces MKVREATHDDADGIRRVAEASLEATYAGQLGEDIVAAAADEWYGADRLADRLDADDVVYLVVVDDDSVVAFSESELDVRQPDGDQSSASAAGVAAIQWLHVHPDHRDRGLGGRLLEHTETELLERGANRVEGRVLAANRAGNEFYQASGYARTGKRTLDIAGETYTEHLYVNLPADEAAELTEEHEVDGGTVFVAYDERERGSKAPFYAAYDTPDRENRYGFYCANCGSLDTAMDAMGRVECSECANKRKATRWDSAYL; this is translated from the coding sequence ATGAAGGTTCGGGAAGCCACTCACGACGACGCGGACGGCATCCGGCGCGTGGCGGAGGCGTCACTCGAAGCGACGTACGCCGGCCAGCTCGGCGAGGACATCGTCGCGGCCGCGGCCGACGAGTGGTACGGCGCGGACCGCCTCGCCGACCGCCTCGACGCCGACGACGTCGTCTACCTCGTCGTCGTGGACGACGACAGCGTAGTCGCGTTCTCCGAGAGCGAACTCGACGTTCGCCAGCCCGACGGCGACCAGTCATCGGCCTCCGCGGCCGGCGTCGCGGCCATCCAGTGGCTGCACGTCCACCCCGACCACCGCGACCGCGGGCTCGGCGGCCGGCTGCTCGAACACACCGAAACCGAGCTCCTGGAGCGGGGCGCGAACCGCGTGGAGGGCCGCGTACTCGCGGCGAACCGCGCGGGCAACGAGTTCTACCAGGCGAGTGGCTACGCGCGCACCGGCAAGCGCACGCTCGACATCGCCGGGGAGACGTACACCGAACACCTCTACGTGAACCTCCCCGCGGACGAGGCCGCGGAACTCACGGAGGAACACGAGGTCGACGGCGGCACGGTCTTCGTGGCGTACGACGAGCGTGAGCGCGGCTCGAAAGCACCGTTCTACGCGGCCTACGACACGCCCGACCGCGAGAACCGCTACGGCTTCTACTGCGCGAACTGCGGGTCGCTGGACACCGCGATGGACGCGATGGGGCGCGTGGAGTGCAGCGAGTGCGCGAACAAGCGGAAGGCGACGCGGTGGGACTCGGCGTACCTCTAA
- a CDS encoding acyl-CoA mutase large subunit family protein, producing the protein MYDDEDLADIREAREDWEDDTLDPVLDAYGERKERFATVSNVEVDRLYTPDDVADLDYEEDLGFPGEFPYTRGVYPTGYRGRTWTMRQFAGFGTAEETNERFHYLIENGQTGLSTAFDMPSLMGLDSDDRMSLGEVGKEGVAVDTLRDMEILFDGIDLSEVSTSFTINPSAPVIYAMYLALADQQGVPREEIRGTLQNDMLKEFIAQKEWVVPPEPSLDLVTDVVEYCAAETPKFHPISVSGYHIREAGSTAVQELAFTLADGFAYVEDALDRGLDVDEFAPQLSFFFNSHNSIFEEIAKFRAARRIYARVMDERYDAEAEASKQLKFHTQTAGQSLTAQQPLNNVARVTLQALAAVLGGSQSVHTNSYDEALALPSEDAVRVALRTQQIIAEESGAADIVDPLGGSFAIEALTDEVEEEAMAYIDEIEAKGDGSIRDGVLAGVEEGYFHREIQEAAYEYQSRVDDGEETVVGVNAYEVEEDTSPDTLHVDEDATRERQLGRLEDVKSERDDDAVADTLDTLQDAIHADENTVPYIVDAVKAYATMGEIMQVFEDEFGGYQETAAVA; encoded by the coding sequence ATGTACGACGACGAGGACCTCGCCGACATTCGCGAGGCGCGAGAGGACTGGGAGGACGACACCCTCGACCCCGTGCTCGACGCCTACGGCGAGCGCAAGGAGCGCTTCGCCACCGTCTCGAACGTGGAAGTCGACCGGCTGTACACCCCGGACGACGTCGCGGACCTCGACTACGAGGAGGACCTCGGGTTCCCCGGGGAGTTCCCGTACACTCGGGGCGTCTACCCGACCGGCTACCGCGGCCGCACGTGGACGATGCGGCAGTTCGCGGGCTTCGGCACCGCCGAGGAGACCAACGAGCGCTTCCACTACCTCATCGAGAACGGCCAGACCGGGCTCTCGACGGCCTTCGACATGCCGTCGCTGATGGGGCTGGACAGCGACGACCGGATGAGTCTCGGCGAGGTCGGCAAGGAGGGCGTCGCCGTCGACACCCTCCGCGACATGGAGATTCTCTTCGACGGCATCGACCTCTCGGAGGTCTCGACCTCGTTCACCATCAACCCGAGCGCGCCGGTCATCTACGCGATGTACCTCGCGCTCGCCGACCAGCAGGGCGTCCCCCGCGAGGAGATTCGGGGCACCCTCCAGAACGACATGCTCAAGGAGTTCATCGCGCAGAAGGAGTGGGTCGTCCCGCCGGAGCCCTCGCTGGACCTCGTGACCGACGTCGTGGAGTACTGCGCCGCGGAGACGCCGAAGTTCCACCCCATCTCGGTTTCCGGCTACCACATCCGCGAAGCCGGGTCGACCGCGGTCCAGGAGTTGGCGTTCACGCTCGCGGACGGCTTCGCGTACGTCGAGGACGCCCTCGACCGGGGGCTGGACGTCGACGAGTTCGCGCCACAGCTCTCCTTCTTCTTCAACTCGCACAACTCCATCTTCGAGGAGATAGCGAAGTTCCGCGCCGCCCGGCGCATCTACGCCCGCGTGATGGACGAGCGCTACGACGCCGAGGCGGAGGCCTCCAAGCAACTGAAGTTCCACACGCAGACCGCGGGCCAGAGCCTGACCGCCCAGCAGCCGCTGAACAACGTCGCCCGCGTCACGCTACAGGCGCTGGCGGCGGTGCTGGGCGGCTCGCAGAGCGTCCACACGAACTCCTACGACGAGGCGCTCGCGCTCCCCAGCGAGGACGCCGTGCGGGTCGCGCTCCGCACCCAGCAGATTATCGCCGAAGAGTCCGGCGCGGCGGACATCGTCGACCCGCTCGGCGGGAGTTTCGCTATCGAAGCGCTCACCGACGAGGTCGAGGAGGAGGCGATGGCGTACATCGACGAAATCGAGGCGAAAGGCGACGGCTCGATTCGGGACGGCGTGCTCGCGGGCGTCGAGGAGGGGTACTTCCACCGCGAGATTCAGGAGGCCGCCTACGAGTACCAGTCCCGCGTCGACGACGGCGAGGAGACGGTGGTCGGCGTCAACGCCTACGAAGTCGAGGAGGACACCAGCCCGGACACGCTTCACGTCGACGAGGACGCCACCCGGGAGCGCCAACTCGGCCGCTTAGAAGACGTGAAATCCGAACGCGACGACGACGCGGTCGCTGACACGCTAGACACGCTCCAGGACGCGATTCACGCCGACGAGAACACCGTCCCCTACATCGTGGACGCGGTGAAGGCGTACGCGACAATGGGCGAAATCATGCAGGTGTTCGAGGACGAGTTCGGCGGCTACCAGGAGACCGCCGCGGTCGCCTGA
- a CDS encoding CBS domain-containing ParB/RepB/Spo0J family partition protein, translating to MDSALDHNGAKPTVDDYMTRDVATVSPDDTVRDVATRISESEHNGFPVTEGRRVEGFVSARDLLLSDPDELVFKVMSDELIVAHPEMKVTDAARVILRSGIQKLPVVDDAGNLVGIISNSDVIRSQIERATPEKVGKLKRTLETIHGIEAREERRTVELAELVPTQGKVYADELEGRQYELEHGLAEPLVVIDNGGVELLLADGHHRVMAAERAGIEEMDAYVIALERRVDLGMARTADKEGLESISDIHVVDYAHHPLVETIERLQ from the coding sequence ATGGATTCGGCCCTCGACCACAACGGCGCGAAACCCACGGTCGACGACTACATGACCCGTGACGTCGCGACCGTCTCCCCCGACGACACGGTGCGCGACGTCGCGACCCGCATCTCCGAGAGCGAACACAACGGCTTCCCGGTGACCGAGGGGCGGCGCGTCGAGGGGTTCGTGTCCGCGCGGGACCTCCTCCTCTCGGACCCCGACGAGCTCGTGTTCAAGGTGATGAGCGACGAGCTCATCGTCGCCCACCCCGAGATGAAGGTGACCGACGCCGCCCGGGTCATCCTGCGGTCGGGCATCCAGAAGCTCCCGGTCGTCGACGACGCGGGCAACCTCGTCGGCATCATCTCGAACTCCGACGTCATCCGCTCGCAGATCGAGCGCGCCACCCCCGAGAAAGTCGGGAAGCTCAAGCGCACGCTGGAGACGATTCACGGCATCGAAGCCAGGGAGGAGCGCCGCACCGTCGAACTGGCCGAGCTGGTGCCGACGCAGGGGAAGGTGTACGCCGACGAACTGGAGGGGCGCCAGTACGAGCTCGAACACGGCCTCGCGGAGCCGCTGGTCGTCATCGACAACGGCGGCGTCGAACTCCTATTGGCGGACGGCCACCACCGCGTGATGGCCGCCGAACGCGCAGGCATCGAGGAGATGGACGCCTACGTCATCGCCCTGGAACGCCGCGTCGACCTGGGGATGGCCCGCACCGCCGACAAGGAGGGCCTGGAGTCGATTTCGGACATCCACGTCGTGGACTACGCCCACCACCCGCTCGTGGAGACCATCGAGCGCCTGCAGTGA
- a CDS encoding DHH family phosphoesterase, with amino-acid sequence MVSRLVLGCGTTGHALVEHLSQRRGELFVLDGDASRVESLRNEKVAAEVRDVTDPAEISGLERDVDVVLVATDGAAANRLAAEAAREVYPDAELVAYLGFEATSDDREALDAVADRVVDPGAAILDHVEAVATAEGSEKLQALRTTLEAIDGTLGVFMHDNPDPDAIATAVGLSRIAAEFGVETEAYYFGEISHQENRAFVNLLDLDVRNVEVGEELDFDAVALVDHSAPGVNDQLDPETEVDIVVDHHPPNDDVDADFVDIRPDLGAASTILVEYIRGFGLDVETEVATALLYGIRVDTDDFAREITTDDFEAGAWLLDRADTDVLERIESPSVSADTLDTIARAIRNRELDGSVLASCVGAISDRDTLAQAADRLLAMRGVTVTFVYGYTEGTIYVSARSRGSDEDLGAVLRSAFDEMGSAGGHADMAGAQLPLGLFDDVDEEAEQTLTEMVEDVVATRFFEAIRGG; translated from the coding sequence ATGGTTTCTCGGCTCGTGCTCGGCTGCGGCACGACCGGTCACGCCCTCGTCGAACACCTCTCACAGCGCCGCGGCGAGCTGTTCGTGCTCGACGGCGACGCGAGCCGCGTGGAGTCGCTACGCAACGAGAAGGTCGCCGCCGAGGTCCGGGACGTCACCGACCCCGCCGAGATTAGCGGGCTGGAGCGCGACGTCGACGTGGTGCTGGTGGCGACCGACGGGGCCGCCGCCAACCGCCTGGCCGCGGAGGCCGCCCGCGAAGTCTACCCGGACGCCGAACTCGTGGCGTACCTCGGATTCGAGGCGACCAGCGACGACCGCGAGGCGCTGGACGCGGTCGCCGACCGGGTTGTCGACCCCGGGGCGGCGATACTCGACCACGTCGAGGCGGTCGCGACCGCCGAGGGCTCCGAGAAACTGCAGGCGCTGCGCACGACGCTCGAAGCCATCGACGGGACGCTTGGCGTGTTCATGCACGACAACCCCGACCCGGACGCCATCGCGACGGCCGTCGGGCTGTCACGCATCGCCGCGGAGTTCGGGGTGGAGACGGAGGCGTATTACTTCGGGGAGATTTCCCACCAGGAGAACCGCGCGTTCGTCAACCTCCTCGACCTCGACGTCCGGAACGTGGAAGTCGGCGAGGAACTGGACTTCGACGCCGTCGCGCTCGTGGACCACTCCGCGCCCGGCGTCAACGACCAACTCGACCCGGAGACGGAGGTGGACATCGTCGTCGACCATCACCCGCCAAACGACGACGTCGACGCCGACTTCGTGGACATCCGCCCGGACCTGGGCGCGGCAAGCACCATCCTCGTGGAGTACATCCGCGGGTTCGGCCTCGACGTCGAGACCGAGGTCGCGACGGCGCTTTTGTACGGCATCCGCGTGGACACCGACGACTTCGCCCGCGAGATTACCACCGACGACTTCGAGGCGGGCGCGTGGCTGCTGGACCGCGCGGACACCGACGTCCTGGAGCGCATCGAGAGCCCGTCGGTGAGCGCGGACACCCTCGACACCATCGCGCGGGCCATCCGCAACCGCGAACTCGACGGCTCCGTGCTGGCGTCGTGCGTCGGTGCCATCTCCGACCGCGACACGCTCGCGCAGGCCGCCGACCGTCTGCTGGCGATGCGGGGCGTGACGGTGACGTTCGTCTACGGCTACACCGAGGGCACCATCTACGTCTCCGCGCGGTCGCGGGGAAGCGACGAGGACCTCGGCGCGGTGTTGCGGTCGGCGTTCGACGAGATGGGGAGCGCGGGCGGCCACGCGGACATGGCGGGCGCACAACTCCCGCTGGGGCTGTTCGACGACGTCGACGAGGAGGCCGAGCAGACGCTCACGGAGATGGTCGAGGACGTGGTGGCGACGCGGTTCTTCGAAGCGATTCGCGGGGGGTGA
- a CDS encoding NADH-quinone oxidoreductase subunit N, with product MVELPPLTPQILLGLTAIVLFGIDIIAPDARKNGLLASVSAIGTVAAAATAVWFLAAGSGDYRFVQFDGALVVDALSLFFAFVVASVATLVVIGSYDYIEGEEHVSEYYSLVLLAATGMSLMAAANSLVTVFVALELASLPSYALVSFLKTDRGSVEAGLKYFLIGALSSAVMAYGISLVYATTGTLLLDDIAAEVAGNQFGGVLGLGILLLAGGFAFKTASVPFHFWAPEAYEGAPAPISAFLSSASKAAGFAVAFRVFTTAFPLDTVAAVAIDWSLLFAVLAVVTMTLGNFAAATQNEVKRMLAYSSIGHAGYVLMGLAALQSGAAEANAFVLGASMTHLLVYGFMNTGAFLFVALAEYWDVGRTFEDYNGLATRAPVACVAMTVFMFSLAGLPVGGGFLSKYLLFAGTVQAGFAWLAAIAAINSALSLYYYSRVVKAIWIEDPSDDLSLAGTPTGLYTAVVAAAVATVVLLVAFDPVAQTAVHAADVLFAL from the coding sequence ATGGTGGAACTGCCACCGCTGACGCCCCAGATTCTGCTCGGGCTGACGGCCATCGTGCTGTTCGGCATCGACATTATCGCGCCCGACGCCCGGAAGAACGGGCTGCTGGCGTCGGTGAGCGCCATCGGCACCGTCGCCGCCGCCGCGACCGCGGTGTGGTTCCTCGCGGCCGGTTCGGGCGACTACCGGTTCGTGCAGTTCGACGGCGCGCTCGTCGTGGACGCGTTGAGCCTGTTCTTCGCGTTCGTCGTCGCGAGCGTCGCCACGCTCGTCGTGATTGGGAGTTACGACTACATCGAGGGCGAGGAGCACGTCTCGGAGTACTACTCGCTGGTGCTGCTGGCGGCGACCGGCATGTCGCTGATGGCGGCCGCCAACAGCCTCGTGACGGTGTTCGTCGCGCTGGAACTGGCGAGCCTCCCGTCGTACGCGCTCGTCTCGTTCCTGAAAACCGACCGCGGCAGCGTCGAAGCCGGCCTGAAGTACTTCCTCATCGGCGCGCTGTCCTCCGCCGTGATGGCGTACGGCATCAGTCTCGTGTACGCCACCACGGGCACGCTTCTGCTGGACGACATCGCGGCCGAAGTCGCCGGCAACCAGTTCGGCGGCGTGCTCGGCCTCGGCATCCTGTTGCTCGCCGGCGGGTTCGCGTTCAAGACGGCCTCGGTGCCGTTCCACTTCTGGGCACCGGAGGCCTACGAGGGCGCGCCCGCGCCGATTAGCGCGTTCCTCTCGTCGGCGTCGAAGGCCGCCGGCTTCGCGGTCGCGTTCCGCGTGTTCACGACCGCGTTCCCGCTCGACACGGTGGCTGCCGTCGCCATCGACTGGTCGCTGCTGTTCGCCGTGCTCGCGGTGGTCACGATGACCCTCGGAAACTTCGCGGCGGCCACGCAGAACGAGGTCAAGCGGATGCTCGCGTACTCCTCCATCGGGCACGCGGGCTACGTGCTGATGGGGCTGGCCGCGCTCCAGAGCGGCGCCGCGGAGGCGAACGCCTTCGTGCTCGGCGCGTCGATGACCCACCTGCTCGTCTACGGCTTCATGAACACGGGCGCGTTCCTGTTCGTCGCGCTCGCGGAGTACTGGGACGTGGGCCGCACGTTCGAGGACTACAACGGGCTCGCGACCCGCGCCCCCGTGGCGTGTGTCGCGATGACCGTGTTCATGTTCAGCCTCGCCGGCCTCCCGGTCGGCGGCGGCTTCCTCTCGAAGTACCTGCTGTTCGCGGGGACCGTCCAGGCTGGCTTCGCGTGGCTCGCGGCCATCGCGGCCATCAACAGCGCGCTGTCGCTGTACTACTACTCGCGAGTCGTCAAGGCAATCTGGATCGAGGACCCCAGCGACGACCTCTCGCTGGCTGGGACGCCGACCGGCCTCTACACCGCCGTCGTCGCGGCGGCGGTGGCGACGGTCGTCCTGCTGGTGGCGTTCGACCCGGTCGCGCAGACCGCCGTCCACGCCGCCGACGTCCTGTTCGCGCTGTAA
- a CDS encoding complex I subunit 4 family protein: protein MLIEALIAVTLVSAFVVMLAPDEVAGKLAFALSLLPVAGSLWMFGQFDASGNALFESGNLAFETTARWISVGPYALNWHVGLDGISMPLVVLSTLLTSLAIVSAWTPIQERQSQFYSLMLFMLASLLGVFTALDFFVWFVFWEFVLVPMYFLIGIWGGPRRKYAAIKFFVYTNVASLVMFIGFVALVFALPVQTMDLPTIAAALDAGNFQTTYGLGAETLKVVAFFAMFLGFAVKVPLVPLHTWLPDAHVQAPTPASVMLAGVLLKMGTYALLRFNFTMLPGVARDYAVLIAIFAVVSVIYGAMLALAQQDLKRIVAYSSVSSMGYVILGLVAYNVYGLGGATFQMVAHGLISGLMFMCVGVIYNVAHTRMVGDLSGIADKMPVTAAVFVAAAFGYMGLPLMAGFAGELFIFLGGFSATFPYAQLFTALAMFGIVVVAGYLLFAMQRVLFGPFSADTDYDIVPAAPHDAVAIVVLVVLVVVLGTVPEVFYGMIQDAVNPMVDSLPEATAFLTGGEL, encoded by the coding sequence ATGTTGATTGAAGCACTCATCGCCGTCACGTTGGTTTCGGCGTTCGTCGTCATGCTCGCACCCGACGAGGTCGCGGGCAAACTGGCGTTCGCCCTGAGTCTGCTCCCCGTCGCGGGGAGCCTCTGGATGTTCGGACAGTTCGACGCGAGCGGCAACGCGCTCTTCGAGAGCGGGAACCTCGCGTTCGAGACGACTGCACGCTGGATTAGCGTCGGCCCGTACGCGCTCAACTGGCACGTCGGCCTCGACGGCATCAGCATGCCGCTGGTCGTTCTGTCGACGCTGCTGACGTCGCTCGCCATCGTGAGCGCGTGGACGCCGATTCAGGAGCGCCAGAGCCAGTTCTACTCGCTGATGCTGTTCATGCTGGCGAGCCTCCTGGGCGTGTTTACGGCGCTGGACTTCTTCGTCTGGTTCGTCTTCTGGGAGTTCGTGCTCGTGCCGATGTACTTCCTCATCGGCATCTGGGGCGGCCCGCGCCGGAAGTACGCCGCAATCAAGTTCTTCGTCTACACGAACGTCGCCAGCCTGGTGATGTTCATCGGGTTCGTGGCGCTCGTGTTCGCGCTCCCGGTCCAGACGATGGACCTGCCGACCATCGCGGCCGCGCTCGACGCCGGGAACTTCCAGACGACGTACGGCCTCGGTGCCGAGACCCTGAAGGTCGTCGCGTTCTTCGCGATGTTCCTCGGGTTCGCGGTGAAGGTGCCGCTGGTCCCGCTGCACACGTGGCTGCCGGACGCCCACGTGCAGGCCCCCACGCCGGCCTCGGTGATGCTGGCAGGGGTGCTCCTGAAGATGGGGACGTACGCGCTGCTCCGGTTCAACTTCACGATGCTGCCGGGCGTCGCGCGCGACTACGCGGTGCTCATCGCCATCTTCGCCGTCGTCTCCGTGATTTACGGCGCGATGCTCGCGCTCGCCCAGCAGGACCTCAAGCGCATCGTCGCGTACTCCTCGGTGTCGTCGATGGGGTACGTGATTCTCGGGCTCGTGGCGTACAACGTCTACGGGCTCGGCGGCGCGACCTTCCAGATGGTCGCCCACGGCCTCATCTCGGGGCTGATGTTCATGTGCGTCGGCGTCATCTACAACGTCGCCCACACGCGCATGGTCGGCGACCTCTCCGGCATCGCGGACAAGATGCCGGTGACCGCCGCGGTGTTCGTCGCCGCGGCGTTCGGCTACATGGGCCTGCCGCTGATGGCGGGCTTCGCCGGCGAGCTGTTCATCTTCCTCGGCGGCTTCAGCGCCACCTTCCCGTACGCGCAGCTGTTCACGGCGCTGGCGATGTTCGGCATCGTCGTCGTCGCGGGCTACCTGCTGTTCGCGATGCAGCGCGTCCTCTTCGGCCCGTTCAGCGCGGACACGGACTACGACATCGTGCCCGCAGCGCCCCACGACGCGGTCGCCATCGTCGTGCTGGTGGTGCTGGTCGTCGTGCTCGGGACGGTCCCCGAGGTGTTCTACGGCATGATTCAGGACGCAGTCAACCCGATGGTGGACTCGCTGCCGGAGGCAACTGCCTTCCTCACCGGGGGTGAGCTCTGA
- the nuoL gene encoding NADH-quinone oxidoreductase subunit L: MVGAFDFTPAIPLLPFAAFLVAMLVGHFAPRLLPKGGAIPGILATAGSLLLSIWTFLTVSGGSYHAQDIYTWVVGQNTFSLHFGILVDPLSALMLVIVSLVAVLVHVFSLGYMNDEGETGLPRYYAGLGLFTFSMLAFVVADNLLMAFMFFELVGLCSYLLIGFHFREPGPPSAAKKAFLVTRFGDYFFLVGVVGILATFGTARFVAVGDGVHSFPHLAEQALAAAGGEGTMPEHVAHFLDVVGMKAETWFAILGLLVLGGVVGKSAQFPLHTWLPDAMEGPTPVSALIHAATMVAAGVYLVARMYGFYALLPTVLAIIALIGGFTALFAATMGVVKDELKQVLAYSTISQYGYMMLGLGTGGYIAATFHLMTHAFFKALLFLGAGSVIIAMHHNEDMWDMGGLREKMPVTYYTFLSGSLALAGIVPFAGFWSKDEILYEALIYGAGDSPILLAAYAMGLLAVFFTGFYTFRMVFLTFHGEPRSDTARDPHGVRWNVKLPLVVLGILAATVGLVNMTPVAELTGLHIEYLHQWLVIPEASDFAALGYDNYHHLLEQFAGYHAADIGPLVPGAVSLALALGGAGLAWVLYNVDSPTEHTEKLGGVKTVLYNNYYQDEYQVWLAQGVTLPLARAADTFDQGIVDGVVNGVSSVSLFAGSRVKRIQDGLVTHYAALLTLSLVVLLVAFGLLGGWF; this comes from the coding sequence ATGGTAGGTGCATTCGACTTCACTCCGGCCATTCCGCTGCTACCGTTCGCCGCGTTCCTCGTGGCGATGCTCGTCGGCCACTTCGCGCCGCGGCTGCTGCCGAAAGGCGGCGCGATTCCCGGCATCCTCGCGACCGCCGGGTCGCTGCTGTTGTCCATCTGGACGTTCCTGACGGTGAGCGGCGGCAGCTACCACGCACAGGACATCTACACGTGGGTCGTCGGCCAGAACACGTTCAGTCTCCACTTCGGCATCCTCGTCGACCCGCTGTCGGCTTTGATGTTGGTCATCGTGTCGCTGGTCGCGGTCCTCGTGCACGTGTTCAGCCTCGGCTACATGAACGACGAGGGCGAGACCGGCCTCCCGCGGTACTACGCCGGCCTCGGCCTGTTCACGTTCTCGATGCTGGCGTTCGTCGTCGCGGACAACCTCCTGATGGCGTTCATGTTCTTCGAGCTGGTCGGGCTCTGCTCGTACCTGCTCATCGGGTTCCACTTCCGGGAGCCCGGTCCGCCGAGCGCCGCGAAGAAGGCGTTCCTCGTCACGCGCTTCGGGGACTACTTCTTCCTCGTCGGCGTCGTCGGCATCCTCGCGACGTTCGGCACCGCGCGGTTCGTCGCGGTCGGTGACGGCGTCCACAGCTTCCCGCACCTCGCCGAGCAAGCGCTCGCGGCTGCGGGCGGCGAGGGAACGATGCCCGAACACGTCGCGCACTTCCTCGACGTCGTCGGCATGAAGGCTGAGACGTGGTTCGCGATTCTCGGCCTGCTCGTGCTCGGCGGCGTCGTCGGCAAGTCCGCGCAGTTCCCGCTGCACACGTGGCTGCCCGACGCGATGGAAGGCCCGACGCCCGTCTCCGCGCTCATCCACGCCGCGACGATGGTGGCGGCCGGCGTCTACCTCGTCGCGCGCATGTACGGCTTCTACGCGCTGCTCCCGACCGTTCTCGCGATTATCGCGCTGATCGGCGGGTTCACCGCGCTGTTCGCCGCGACGATGGGCGTCGTGAAAGACGAGCTCAAGCAGGTGCTGGCGTACTCGACCATCAGCCAGTACGGCTACATGATGCTCGGCCTCGGTACCGGCGGTTACATCGCCGCGACCTTCCACCTGATGACCCACGCGTTCTTCAAGGCGCTGCTGTTCCTGGGCGCCGGGTCGGTCATCATCGCGATGCACCACAACGAGGACATGTGGGACATGGGCGGCCTCCGCGAGAAGATGCCCGTGACCTACTACACGTTCCTCTCCGGCAGCCTCGCCCTCGCCGGCATCGTGCCGTTCGCGGGCTTCTGGTCGAAGGACGAAATCCTCTACGAAGCGCTCATCTACGGCGCCGGCGACAGTCCGATTCTGCTCGCCGCGTACGCGATGGGCCTGCTCGCGGTGTTCTTCACGGGCTTCTACACGTTCCGGATGGTGTTCCTCACCTTCCACGGCGAACCCCGCAGTGACACCGCCCGCGACCCCCACGGCGTCCGCTGGAACGTCAAGCTCCCGCTGGTCGTCCTCGGGATTCTCGCGGCCACCGTCGGCCTCGTGAATATGACGCCCGTCGCGGAGCTCACCGGCCTCCACATCGAATACCTCCACCAGTGGCTGGTGATTCCGGAGGCCAGCGACTTCGCCGCGCTCGGCTACGACAACTACCACCACCTGCTCGAACAGTTCGCCGGCTACCACGCCGCGGACATCGGCCCGCTCGTCCCGGGCGCCGTCTCGCTGGCGCTCGCGCTCGGCGGTGCCGGCCTCGCGTGGGTGCTGTACAACGTCGACTCGCCGACCGAGCACACCGAGAAGCTCGGCGGCGTCAAGACCGTACTGTACAACAACTACTACCAGGACGAGTACCAGGTGTGGCTCGCGCAAGGCGTCACGCTCCCGCTCGCCCGCGCCGCCGACACGTTCGACCAGGGCATCGTCGACGGCGTCGTCAACGGCGTCAGCAGCGTGAGCCTGTTCGCCGGCAGCCGCGTCAAGCGGATTCAGGACGGCCTCGTCACGCACTACGCCGCCCTGTTGACGCTGAGTCTGGTCGTCCTCCTGGTGGCCTTCGGCCTCCTCGGGGGGTGGTTCTGA
- the nuoK gene encoding NADH-quinone oxidoreductase subunit NuoK, with product MAVAVEYYLLLSAAVFCTGVFGVLTRENALMFLISVELMLNSANINLVAFSHFYGNATGQVFSLFVMALAAAEVAVGLGIVLVLYRNFDDVDVRNATTMRW from the coding sequence ATGGCGGTCGCCGTCGAGTACTACCTCCTGTTGTCCGCGGCCGTGTTCTGCACTGGCGTGTTCGGCGTGCTCACGCGCGAGAACGCGCTCATGTTCCTCATCAGCGTCGAGCTGATGCTGAACTCGGCGAACATCAATCTCGTGGCGTTCTCGCACTTCTACGGGAACGCCACGGGTCAGGTGTTCAGCCTGTTCGTGATGGCGCTGGCCGCGGCGGAGGTCGCCGTCGGCCTCGGCATCGTGCTCGTGTTGTACCGGAACTTCGACGACGTCGACGTGCGCAACGCGACGACGATGAGGTGGTAA
- a CDS encoding proton-conducting membrane transporter gives MTTRPRLRDPSTFATGVVAVALFAVLAAVFLGAGFEGAVGFAGDANLTATIGYALMGLMDVAGENTVASEGFLAAFIIIALLLDAALEGSVLLASRDNEGGDGE, from the coding sequence ATGACGACGCGACCACGACTGCGCGACCCGTCGACGTTCGCGACGGGCGTCGTCGCGGTCGCGTTGTTCGCGGTGCTCGCGGCCGTGTTCCTCGGTGCCGGATTCGAGGGTGCGGTCGGGTTCGCCGGCGACGCGAACCTCACGGCGACCATCGGCTACGCGCTGATGGGTCTGATGGACGTCGCGGGCGAGAACACGGTCGCCAGCGAGGGCTTCCTCGCAGCGTTCATCATCATCGCGTTGCTGCTGGACGCCGCGCTGGAGGGCTCCGTGCTGCTCGCGAGCCGCGACAACGAAGGGGGTGACGGCGAGTAA
- a CDS encoding NADH-quinone oxidoreductase subunit J: MTTETIAFGLFALLTVACSLGAVLVRDVWHSALLLGGSLMSFAVHYVMLQAEFVAAMQILVYVGGVLILITFAVMLTRQTGGTGEVTNA, from the coding sequence ATGACGACCGAAACAATCGCGTTCGGGCTGTTCGCGCTGCTCACTGTAGCGTGCAGTCTCGGCGCTGTCCTGGTGCGGGACGTGTGGCACTCCGCGCTGCTGCTCGGCGGCTCGCTGATGAGCTTCGCCGTGCACTACGTGATGTTACAGGCGGAGTTCGTCGCCGCGATGCAGATTCTCGTCTACGTCGGCGGCGTCCTCATCCTCATCACGTTCGCAGTGATGCTCACGCGTCAAACTGGAGGTACAGGAGAGGTGACTAACGCATGA